GCAAGGGCATCCCGTCGGATGCGCAGCTGTCGCTCAACCCGTCCGCCGGGGTGTCCTTCGGCGCGCAGACCGTGGCGGCCGATGGCAGCCAGCTCCAGGTGGACGTGACCGCCGCGAACGATGCGGCCATCGGCGCCCGCCGTGTCGTGGTCAAGGACGCGGCCGGCAAGGAGCTGGTGTTCGCCAATGCGCTGCAATCGACGGTCCAGCTGACGACCGGCGCGCCGGCCATCGAGTCGGTCACGCCGCTGATCTCGCCGCGCGGGACGCGGGTCCGCCTCGTCGTGCGTGGTCGCAACCTGCAGCAGGGTCTGCTGCGCGTGACGCCCGCCAGCGGGTTGAGCATCGACACCCAGCTCGAGATCGACGCGGATGGCACGTCCATCGCCACGTGGGTCGACATCGCTGCCGACGCCCTGGTGGGGCAGCGCCTGGTCCAGGTCGTCACGCCGTCCGGCACGTCGTCGGCCGAACCGCTCGCGTTCAACACCTGGAACCTCGCCGAGTCCGAAGCGGTTCGCGGTGACATCGGCCCGCTCGCCTCGCGCCTGGTCGGCGTGATGGTGGGGGTGGCGACCGTGGAAGACAAGATCGTCACGGTGACGCCGGGCGCGACCGCGGTGGGCGTGCTGAACGGCGCCGGGGTGCTCGAACTGTCGCCGCACGTGGGCGTGGTCGGCACGGACGTGGTGGTGACCGTGCGCGGCCGCTCGCTCCAGTCGATGACCGGAGCCGCGCTGGTGCCGTCGACGGGCGCATCGCTCGTCGGCGCTCCGACCGTGAATGCGGACGGCACCGAGGCGACCTTCACGCTGCGCCTGGCCGCCGATGCGCCGCTCGGCAACCGCAAGCTGGTGCTGCAGACTGCGACGGGTGTGCTGACGACGGTGAAGTGGTCGGACGACACCTTCCTCGTGTCCGCGCCGCTGCCGGAACTCGATTCCGTGACGCCGCAGGTGCTGGTGGCGGGCACCACCGGTGTCGCGATGACGGTGCGTGGCCGCAACCTGATCAACATCACGGGCGTCCGGGCGGAGCCGGCGAACGGCCTGACGTTCACCGGGCCGTTCACAGCGTCGGAAGACGGCACGGTGCTGAGCTTCTTCGGCGCGGTCGCCGCCGGTGCGCCTGCGGCCGACAGCACGCTGGTCATCACGTCGGTGGCGGGTGACTCGACACTCGTGGCATCGCCGCGGAACCTGGTGCGGGTGTCCGCCACCAGCGGGCCCACCCATGCGCTCACCACCGGACTGGTCGGTGTGATGGTCGGGACGCCTGCGGCCCCCGACGCGATCGTGGGCGGGCTGGCCTCGCTGCCGGTCGGGGTGGCCGTCGGCACGAACTCGACGACCCTGCCCGAGGAGCCCCAGACCGGGGTGCTCGGCACCCAGCCGGTGGGGGTGGTCGTGGGCGCCCACGTGGCGACGGTCACGCCCCGCGGCGTGCTGCAAGGCGGCTCCGGCACGATCACGGTCACCGGGGCGGGCTTCGATGCGGTGACCGCCATCGTGACCACGCCGTCGACGGGCCTGCTCTTCGACACGCCGGTGGTCAGCGGTGGCGGGACGGTGCTGAGCGTGGGCGTCTCCGCCGCGCCCGATGCATTGACCGGCCCGCGCCACCTGCGCCTGCGGACAGCCACGGGTGTCGTCTCGACCCTCTCGGCGGAGGCCGTGTTCGGCGTCGGCGCGATCCCGGTGCTCCAGTCGGTGTCGCCGATCCTGCTCGAACGCGGCAAGGGCACGACGGTCACGGTGCGCGGCACCGGGCTGTCGGCCGTGACGGGGGTGTCGTTCGTGCCGGCCTCGGGCGTCCGCGCGGTCACGACCCCGGTCTTCCTCACCGACGCGCTCGGCGATTACCTGCAATTCAACGTGCTCGTCGATCCGGACGCCACGCTCGGGAACCGCGTCCTGGTCCTCGAGGTGCCGGGTGGACAGAGCGGCACCGCACCCCTTCCCGCCAACACCTTCAACGTGGTCGCACCGCAGTGACCGGAACCGCCCCAACCATGAAGTCCCTTTCCGTCCTGCGCGCGAGCGCGCGTCCTTTCCCTTGCCAACCTGAATCGAGGAGCCCCTCCATGAACACTTCAACGAAATCGCTGAAGCGGGCCCCGGGGCGCGGTGCCCCGGTCGCCTTCCTGCTGAGCGTGCTGGCAGTCGCCAGCGCGCAGGCCGCCGTCAACAGCGGCAGCACCGGCGCCGACGGCGCCTTCAACCCGACGGTCAACACCGAGGTCGTGCTGCCCGAGTCGGGCATCCTGAACTACACGACGGTGAACATTCCCGCCGGCGTGACCGTCAAGTTCAAGCGCAATTCGGCGAACACACCGGTGTTCCTGCTCGCGACGGGGAACGTCACGATCGCGGGCGTGATCGACATCGCCGGCGGCACGGCCGCGCACTCGGGCACGTACGGCAACGGCGTGCTGGGCGACGACGGGCAGCCGGGCCTCGGTGGCCCGGGCGGCTATGACGGCGGCCGTGGCGGTCGCGAGGACGCGGCGTCGCGGCCGGCGGTGATCCGCTCGGGCGCGGGCCTGGGCCCGGGCGGCGGCAAGGGCGCGATCGAAGGCGGCGATGGCTGCGGCACCGACGGCTTCGGCTACTACCGCTACGTGGGCGGGGGCGGGGCTTACGGGCTTTCGGTCTTCCGGCCCTACAGCCAGTGGCAGTCGTGCGGAACGAGCGATGCCTTCTACAGTGCGAAGGCGTACGGTTCGCCGCTGCTTCAGCCGCTGCTCGGGGGGTCGGGCGGTGGCGGGGGCCTCGGTGGAACTTCCTATGCCGGTTCGGGTGGTGGTGGTGGTGGTGGCGCAATTCTGATCGCCTCGTCCGCGACTGTGAGCATCACTGGCACGATCAACGCGATCGGGGGGGATGGAGGCGGCATCGCCGGACCAGGCGTCGGCGGCCAGGGCGCTGGCGGATCCGGCGGCGCCGTGCGCATCGTTGCCACCACCATTGCCGGCAACGGCCCGATCCAGACCCACGGAGGCTGCCGACACTACAACGGCAACCCGCGGGCGAATTGTGGTGCGACAGGTCAACACGAAAACTTTGGTGGCAGCGTCGGCCGCGTCCGCCTGGAAGGCGAAGCCGTGACCTACACCGGCGCGTCGACCCCAGCCTATGTGGTCGATGCCCCCGGCCCGATCTTCATCGCCGGCGCACCGAGCATCCGCATCGCCTCGGTGGCGGGCCAGGCCGTCCCCGCGAACCCCACTGGCAACGCCGACGTGACCCTGCCGACCTCCACGACGACCCCGGTCGACGTGGTGTTCCAGACCACGAACGTGCCGGTCGGCAACACGGTGACGCTGCGCGTCGCACCGGCCTACGGCGTGTCCGTGCAGGCCATCAGCCCCGCCATCGCCGGCACCACGACGTCCGGCACAGCCACGGTTTCCGTGACGCTGCCGCAAGGCCCCAGCACGCTGCAGGCCACGACCACCTACACGGTCGTCGTGGGCGGCACGACCCAGGCCGGCATGCCCGACCTCTCGCGCTTCGCGAAGAACGAGGCCGTCGAGAAGGTGGAAGTGACGGTGCCGCTGGTGGGTGAAGCCTCGGCTCGCCTCTACACCGTGAGCGGCAAGACGTTCGACGTGCCGTACGCCGCCCTGCAGGCCGCGGGCTTCCGCGGCTGACTCTCCCTCGCAGGAACCCGATCGCCCCCGCCTTCGCCCCATGACCATGATGACGAACGACACCCGCCCGGACCGCCATTCTTCGCGTGTCCGGCAACCCGACCGCCGCGCCGGGTGGGCTCGTTCGTCGGTCGTCGGGGCGACGGTGTTCGCGCTCGTCGCGACGTCGATGCCCGTCTCGGCCGCCGAGCTGGCGATCGACGAGGGCGTGGTGGTCAAGTTCGGCGGCGACGGGCGCCTGGTCGTGCGCGACCGCCTGCTCGCATCGAAGGGCGTGACCTTCACCAGCCAGAAGGACGATGCGTCGGGTGGTCCCATCGGCGCTGCGCCGCAGGTGCCCGCCTCGGGCGACTGGACCGGCATCCGCGTGGAGAAATCCGCCGCGGCCTTCGGCCTCACCGGTTTCGGTGACTTGACCGTGCGCTACGCGGGCGCCGCCAACGGCGCGGCGCTGACGCTGCGCGGCGTGAACCCCGCGCTGCAGTACGCCCAGTTCACCGACAACGCCGTGGGCCTGCGACTGCTCGACGGCGCCTCGCCTGCCATCACGGGCTCCAGCTTCCTGCGCAACGGCGTCGGCATCGAGGCGAGCGGCGGCAGCGCGCCCACCGTCGGCAGCACGCAGTTCGCGCAGAACACCGGCAACGCCATTTCGAACGGCACCTCGGGCAGCACGCTGCTCGCCACCGGCAACTGGTGGGGCCATGCCAGCGGGCCGACGGACCCGGTGGGCAACCCCGCCGGTCAGGGGGACCGCGTGTCCTCCGGCGTCAACTACGGCAACTTCCTGGCCGCCGCGCCGCTGATCGCACCCACGGTGCGCCTGGCCCAGCCGGCGCCGTACTTCGAGACGAACACCGTCGCGCTCGAGGTCTCGTGCGTGAACGCGACCGAGTACCGCATCGCCGAGGGCGGCGCCTTCGCGGGCGTGGCCTTCCAGCCGCTGCCGGGCGGCCGCGCCACCGTGAACTTCACGCTGTCCGCGGGTGACGGCACGAAGCCGGTCTCCGTGCAGTTCCGCAACGCGAGCGGCACCGTCGCCACCGGCACGCTGACGGGCGGTGTGCTCGTCGACACCGAGGCCCCGCTGCTCGCCATCGGCAACCCGGTGGCCGGCAGTGTCATCAGCGGCCCGATCACGGTGGACGCCACGGCCACCGACGGCTCCGGCATCGAACGCGTGCAGTTCTTCCTGAACGGCACGCTGGTGGTGACGCGCACCGCCGCACCGTACAACTACAGCTGGAACCCGGCGAGCCTCGCCGACGGGGTCCACCACTGGCGCGTGACCGCCACCGACCGGGCCGGCCGCGTGGCCGAGCAGCTGCGCGATGTGACGCTGTCCCGCGCACCGGTGGTGCCCGACACCGAAGGCCCGCAGTTGACCACGCCCACGTCGGCAGGCGTGCCGCTCGCCAACGGCGCCACGCTGACGCGCAACACCACGTTCACGTTCCAGGCCACCGACCGCAGCGGCATCTCGCGCATCGAGCTGCTGCTCGACGGCGCGGTGGTGGGTACGGCGTCGGGCACCGGCACCTACAGCGTGTCGCTCGACCTGTCGTCCGTGGCCAACGGCGCCCACACGCTGGCGCTGCGCGCCTTCGACTCGCTCAACAACAGCAGCACCACGAGCTACAGCATCAACGTGGCCCATGCGGTGCCCGATGCGCCGGTGCTCTCGGCGCCCGCCAACGGCAGCACGACCCGCGAGGCCGCGGCCACCGTGACCGGCACGGCGAAGGCCGGCAGCGCGGTGCGCCTGCACCTCAACGGCCAGGCCGTGGGCACGGCGGTCAACGCCGGCAGCGACGGCCGCTTCAGCAGCGCCGTGACGCTCGCCCCGGGCGCGAACCAGATCCAGGCCACCGCGACGGATGCGTGGGGCACGAGCGCGCTGTCCGCGGCCGTGTCCGTCACGCTCGACGTCACGGTGCCGGCCAGCCCGTCCAACCTGTCGGCCCTGGCCCAGGTGCAGGGCAAGGTCAAGCTCGGCTGGACGCGGTCCACCGATCCGAACGTCACCGGCTACCAGCTCTACCGCGCCAGCGTGCCGTTCACGAGCGTGACCGAGGGCGTGAAGGTGCACACCGGCACGCTCGGCAACACCATCTCGGCCTACGACGACCTGCCGCAGCAGGACGGCACCTGGTACTACCGCGTGGTGTCGGTGAACGCCGCCGGCACGCCGTCCGTGCCGTCGAACCAGGCTCAGGCCGCCTCGGACGGCACGCTGCCGCGCGCGCTGTCGATCGCGTACGCGCCGCAGGGCAAGGTGGACGCCGCCACCGGCCGCATCGGGCAGGGCCGCGTGAACCTCGTGGTCACGCTGAACGAGCCGCTGCAGGCCACGCCGTACCTGTCGATCGTGCCGCAGGGCGGCACGCCGATCCCGGTCGACCTCGCGTCGACGGGCCCGACGACCTGGGCCGGCAGCTTCCTGGTCGACGCCAACACCGCGTCGGGCACCGCCAACGCGCTGTTCTCGGCACGCGACGTGGTGGGCAACCGTGGCACCGACATCGATGCGGGCGCCACGCTGCGCATCGACACCGAAGGCCCGGCGCTCTCGAACATCGCGATCAGCCCGTCGTCGCCCATCCGCTACGACAGCGCGCCCACGGTGCAGGCCACCTTCACCTTCAGCAAGGCGCCGAAGGCGGGTGCGGCCCCGACGCTGAACTACGTGCTGAGCGGCCCGGTGCGCTCGGCGGTGTCCGTGGGCAGCCTGACCCAGGTCAGCCCGACCGTGTGGACCGCCAGCTTCACGCTGCCGTCCGACGCGGGCCTGGCCCAGCCGGAAATCCTGAGCTTCACCTCTCGCGCGCTGGACGACCTCGACAACGTGTCCACCAAGGTGATCGGCTTCAACCGGTTCCAGGTGTACCAGGGCAACCTGCCGCCGCTCGCGATCCCGCTGGGCCTGACGGCGAAGGCCGAGCCGGGCGGCCGGGTGCGCCTGTCGTGGCAGTCCGTAGACGAGGCCACCAGCTACCAGGTGTACCGCCAGTCGCCGGCGCAGACCGAACTCGTGGCGCTGGTGCGCTCGGGTGGCACCGTGCACGTCGACACCACGCCGCAGGACGGCCTCTACAAGTACGCCGTCGCCACCGTGCGCCAGTCGAACGCGCAGGAGTCCGTGTCGGGCCAGAGCGCCACGGTGGAGGTGACCACCATTGCCAACGCGCCGGGTGCGCCGCAATCGCTGCAGCTGCAGCTGACGGGGCAGGGCATCGTCGCGACGTGGCAGCCGCCGCTCGCGAGCACCGTCGCCACGTACAACCTGTACCGCGCCACGGGCACGTCGATCACGAGCATCGAGGGCCTGACGCCGCTCAAGACCGGCCTGCGCCAGCCGATCGCGCTCGATCCGACCCCGTCGCCGACGCAGGGCGCCTACGTGGTCACCGCGCTCGACGCGGCCGGCAACGAATCGGCCATCTCCAACTCCGCGTACCTGAACGCGAGCCTGCTGCCGGTGTCGAACCTGCGCGTGGAGCAGCTCGGCAACGAACTGCCGGTGATCACGTGGAACGCGCCGAACGGCAACGTGGCGGGCTACAACGTCTACGTGGGCCCGTCGGCCAGCCGCATCAAGCTGACCCCGGCGCCCATCACGGCGCGCACCTTCAGCGACAGCGGCTACACGAGCGGCGAACGCCTCTACACCATCGCCACCGTCGACGCCAACGGCGTCGAGATGCCGCGCAGCCTGCTGCTGCCGAACGTGGGCGCGCAGATCGCCTCGGGCCTGCCGGTGCTGCGCGGGGTGATGAACCAGCTGCAAGTGCAGGTCACCAACACCTCGTCGGCGGTGAGCAACGCCCGCGTGGTCGTGCGCCTGCCGATCAACAAGGACGCCACGCAGTTCAAGGACCACAAGTCGGACCTGTTCTCGCTCGGTGCGAACGAGACCCGCCTCGTGCCGGTGATCGTGGGCGGCTACGCCGACCTGCCGGCCTCGGCCCAGGCGCAGGTGGGCGTCGAGATCGCGCCGGTGGAAGGCGAACTCGTGAAGGTCGCGCGCAACGAAAGCGTGACCGTGGGCGACAGCGGCATCGTCGTGGGCATGGCCACCGACGAGTTCACGCGCGGGGCCACGGGCCGCGTGCGGCTGACCATCGAGAACACGAGCCAGGTCGATGTCGAGCTGCTGACCGCGACCAACAACGGCAACAACGACTCCACCGAACTGCGCTTCAAGGTGCTGGACGGCGACAACAACGTGCTGGCAACGCAGTCGTACCGCCAGGCACTCGGCGCCAACGTGGTGACGCTGACCAACGGCCTCACGGTCGCGCGCATCGGCGCGGGCCAGAGCTACATGACCGACGTGTTCCTCGTGAACGTGCCGGCGTCGAGCCCGAACAGCATCCGCCTCAAGCTCGAGGTCGACAAGCTGCGCTACCACAGCGGCCAGGACGACGAAGTCGTGATCGCCGGCCGTGGCGCCGAGAAGATCATCTCGCTCGTCGACACCGCCTACTACGGCGAGGTCACCAACGTGACCCCGATCAGCTCGTTCGGTGACCAGGACATCGTCATCACCGGCCGTGCACTCGACCGCCGAGGCAATGCACCGCTGCCGAACACCCGCCTCAAGCTGGTGCTGAACCAGCAGGGCTTCGAGCGCGTATTCAGCGTGCTGACCGATGGTGCCGGCAACTTCAGCCACACCTTCGTGCCCACGCTGACCGACTCGGGTCTCTACAAGGTGAGCGCGGTCCATCCGGACGTGACCGACCGCTCGGAGCAGCGCTCGTTCACCATCAACCGCGTGACCGTGGGCCCGACGCCGTACAAGCTCGACGTGCCGAAGAACTACCCGTTCAGCATCCCGTTCACCGCGAAGGCGGGCCCGGGCACGGCGGCGACGAACCTGCGGTTCGTGCTCGACGCGGCCAGCCAGCCCACGGGCCAGATTCCTGCCGGCGTCAGCCTGCAGCTGCCCGCGCCGGTGACCCTGAAGGAGCGTCAGACGCTGAACGTGCCCGTGCGGTTCACCGCGAGCAACGAGGCGCAACCGACCGGCACGATCGTGCTCAACGTCGTGTCGGACGAAAGCCCGCTGACACCGATCGGCCGCGCCACCGTCAACTATGTGTTGACGGAAGCCCGACCGTTCCTCACGAGTGTGCCGAGCTTCGTCGAAACGGGTCTCGCCCGTGGCGGCAGCGAAGTGGAGACGGTGGTCGTCGAGAACAAGGGCCTCCAGGATGCGATCAACCTGCAGTTCACGCTGACCAAACCGGATGGCACGGCCGCGCCGTCGTGGGTCAACATCGCCAATGCGGTGAACGGGACGCTGGCCGTCGGTGGAAAGCGCAACATCGACGTGGCCTTCAACCCGCCGTCGGGCACCGCTGAAGGCGTCTACGAATTCCGGCTGCGTGTCGAGGGCGACAACGTCCCTGTGCAGAACCTGAACGTGTACGCCAGCGTCACGGCGAGCGGCCAGGGGAGCGTGCTGTTCAAGGCGTCGGACATCTACACCGCCACGATCGGCAAGGACGGCAAGCTGATCCCGGGTCTGGCGAATGCCCGCATCACGCTGCAGAACGAGGATGTCGCGACCGTCACCCTGGAGCTGACGACGGACGTCCTGGGCGAAGCCCTGTTCCAGAACGTTCCGGCGGGACGCTACAAGTTCCGCGCCACGGCGAACAACCACCAGGAGATCGGTGGACGGTTGCAGGTGAAGCCAGGCATCACGTTGAACCAGTCCGTGTTCCTCCAGTACAACCTGATCACCGTCGAGTGGAGCGTTCGCGAGATCACGATCCAGGATCGCTACGAGATCACGCTGAACGCGACGTTCGAGACCGACGTGCCGGCGGCGGTGGTGGTGATGCGGCCCTCCAGCATCAACCTGCCGAAGATGAACGCGGGGGACGTGTACTACGGCGAGCTGTCGCTGACGAACCACGGGCTGATCCGCGCCGAGCAGGTCAAGCAGCAGTTGCCGAGGTCGGACGGCTTCTTCCGCTACGAGTTCCTGGTGGACGTGCCGGAGATCCTCGAGCCCAAGCAGCGGATCACGATCCCGTACCGCGTCGTGTCGCTCAAGGGCCTCGACGAGGCGTCGGGTGACGGGGCGGCATCGGGGGCCGGTTGCTACAACTACAGCAACCAGACCGTGGTGTCCTGCATCTCGATCTGCGCGAACGGGTTGCAGTCGGTGTGCGGATCCATGGCCGCTTGGTTCGCGGTCAGCAACGGCAGCTGTGGCGGTGGTTCGTCCGGACCGGGCGGTGGTTCCGGTGGCTCGTCCGGACCGGGATGGTCGTGGGGCGGCGGTTACGGTGGCGGCAGCGTGGGGACCCCGATCCGGCTTCCGGGCCGCAAATGCGTCGAGATTCCGAAGGGTGGCGTGGAATGCAAGTGAACGAGTGGTGGATGGAGGGCTCCGGGGCGCTGAACCGGTGCGCCCGATGGATGAAGCGGACGCTCGTGACCGTAGCTTGCGGTGGTGTGGCCATGCTGGCGCTCGTCGCGGCGACGCACGCCGCGGAATCCAACAACGGCCTCCAGGTGACCCTGCCGAACGGCTATGCCAACGTCGAAGTGATCGACCTGGTCGTCTACACCCCGGTCGGCGACGTGCAATGGCGCCGCGTGTGGGACGGCCGTGAATGGAAGTTCAATCCCCAGTGGGAAAGCCTGTCGCAGAGCTGGAAGAACCTGACCGGAAACCAGACGGCCGACACCACGGCGCCCACGCAGACCCCGTCCCCGACTTCTCCGACGTCACCGACGGCCCCGACCGTGTCTGCATCGGTCGACTCACCGCCGCCGAAGGAGAGCAGTTGCTGGGTGTGGGTGGACGAGGACTGGGAACCTTCGACGGGTACCGTCGTGGTGGGGGGGGAGACACAGGTCGTGGCGGGCCCGCTGCTGCCCGCTCGCTCCACGCCGTTCAACCGGCTGATGGGTGAAGAGGGGGGCGGAGCCGAGTACGCCCAGCCGCAACGCGTGAGCGTCGACTACGCGACACTGTGCATGGGATCGTCGATGGCGACGAGCCAGGGGGTGCCTGACCTGGAGGGCATCCGGCGCGTCAACGAGTTGTACCTGGGGGAGTCCGGCCGGTACGCCTTCGACAATCGCTCGATTCTGGAGAAGAAGGCGGTGACGCAGGTGCCGGCGATCGCGTCGAGCGACGTGTACGCGCGCATGGCCCGCGGCGAAACCTTCTCCGAGCGCCAGAACAACGACAAGGGCTACCGCTGGACCGACCGAGGCGGCTCCTGGGTCCAGTACAACACCCAAGGCCAGGTGGTGGCCTGGGGCGACCGGAACGGCAACACGGTGTGGTTGGTGCGTGACGCGCAGGGACTGGTCCGTGGCGCGCTGGACACGGCGGGTCGCCCGCTCTACTCGCTGCACTACACCGGCGATCGCCTGACCGAGGTGCGCGACTATCCGAACCCGTCGAACACGCTCGACATGCCGCAGCGTTCGGTCTCCTATGCCTACGACGACAAGAACCGCCTGAGCACCGTCACCAACGCGCTCGGCCACGTTGTCCGCTATCACTACGACCAGGGCAACAACATCGTCGGCATCGAGGACGCCGAGGGGCGCACCGAATCGTTGAAGTATGCCGGCGGTGTCGTCAAGCAGCGCACGACCCCGGACGGCGCGGTCACCGATTACCTCTTCGAGTTCGACGACGTCAACAAGCAGTTCTTCAGCAAGATCAGCGGCCCCGAGACGGCGGCCGGGCGGTACGTCGAGGAGCACGTGCACAACCGCGTGGGCAAGATGGTCCGTCGCACGGTCAATGGCCGCGTGGATGCCGAAGTGCGTCACGACACCGGTTCGCGGGCCGAGACCTATGTGAACGCGCGCGGCTTCGCCACGACGATCCGCCGCGATGAATTCGACCAGGCCGTCGAGACCGTCTACCCCGACGGAGGTCGCGACCGGCGAGAGTACTCCGCCGCGAACCTCCGCCTGTTGCGCAAGGTCGATCCGAACGGTGCCGTGTCGGAGTTCTCGTACGACGACAAGGGCAACATCGCACGCTGGGTCCAGGGGGCCGGCACGCCCGTGTCGGTCACCACCCGCTACGAGACCGATGCGGCGGGTCAGGTGGTCAAGGTGATCCGTGAAGGCCGGACCGAGTCCAACGGCACCGTCACGCCGGACGCCGAACTGCGGCTGGAATACGACATCCACGGGAACCTGTCGAAGGCGATCGACCCCGAAGGGGGCGTGCACGGTTACGTGCACGACCGCGGTGGATACGTCCGCCAGTACACCGACCCGCTCGGGCGCGTGGTGAACTACGACGTTGACAAGCATGGCAACCTGACCCGTTACACGAACGCGCTCCAGTCCAGCATCGTCGTGACGACGGACAAGGTCGGCAACCTCGTGCGTTTCCGCGACTCCCGGGGAAAGGACACGACGTTCACGTACGACGGAATGGACCGCGAGCTCAGCGAGACCGATCCGTCCGGGGCCACCTACACGACCGCGTACGACGGCTACGGCGCGACGGTGCATGAAAGCGATCCGGACGGCCGGGGGCAGCGCCTCGAGTACGACGCCTTCCAGCGACTCGTCCGCACGATGGACGCCGCCAAGCACACCACGACCTACGGCTATCAGCA
This genomic stretch from Piscinibacter gummiphilus harbors:
- a CDS encoding IPT/TIG domain-containing protein, translated to MMRLACAVLLLSVVRRLRDAGVPALAAFLGLACSPVLAQTIVAADITSDTRWDTAGSPYVVNGAVAVRAGATLTIDAGVVVSMGSGAGLTVQAGAVRANGTAALPVQVRSDKVRAGQAAVAGDWNQWTFTSGTVNTRLEHVVFEHGRGLAVHGSAPEFNFLDIRQQQGPAIAIDLAASPFGLGNRASGNALNAVSVAAGDIAGNVRWGLRGIPYVVTGGTVSVGASPSVTGVSPSTVEVGQTVTVTVNGSRLSGVSEAALDRAGLALTPFSGGSSSQVFMQLRVDPAAAPGRAALRLVVDAGEVVLADAVTVTLPLPTINAVSPASVTAQSGPLEITVTGRNFTAASEVLFNGATAATRFVSATELRATLLNQTAAATLAVQVRAPDPANAGQYLLSNQGSLVVQAAVPPVVSVEPAPLALPPDSTSRNIVLRLSKADFREHTINVSVSDPAKLTVTPTTLVIPAGQTVATLAVVPRAVGTVSLTLSSAALAQVVVPVFITSDFRGANTSYSGLVGVVNGEVVVAPITSEAKVSNAPVGVAVGGTLTSVSPAGWARGTTVRFTVAGKGIPSDAQLSLNPSAGVSFGAQTVAADGSQLQVDVTAANDAAIGARRVVVKDAAGKELVFANALQSTVQLTTGAPAIESVTPLISPRGTRVRLVVRGRNLQQGLLRVTPASGLSIDTQLEIDADGTSIATWVDIAADALVGQRLVQVVTPSGTSSAEPLAFNTWNLAESEAVRGDIGPLASRLVGVMVGVATVEDKIVTVTPGATAVGVLNGAGVLELSPHVGVVGTDVVVTVRGRSLQSMTGAALVPSTGASLVGAPTVNADGTEATFTLRLAADAPLGNRKLVLQTATGVLTTVKWSDDTFLVSAPLPELDSVTPQVLVAGTTGVAMTVRGRNLINITGVRAEPANGLTFTGPFTASEDGTVLSFFGAVAAGAPAADSTLVITSVAGDSTLVASPRNLVRVSATSGPTHALTTGLVGVMVGTPAAPDAIVGGLASLPVGVAVGTNSTTLPEEPQTGVLGTQPVGVVVGAHVATVTPRGVLQGGSGTITVTGAGFDAVTAIVTTPSTGLLFDTPVVSGGGTVLSVGVSAAPDALTGPRHLRLRTATGVVSTLSAEAVFGVGAIPVLQSVSPILLERGKGTTVTVRGTGLSAVTGVSFVPASGVRAVTTPVFLTDALGDYLQFNVLVDPDATLGNRVLVLEVPGGQSGTAPLPANTFNVVAPQ
- a CDS encoding Ig-like domain-containing protein; this translates as MTMMTNDTRPDRHSSRVRQPDRRAGWARSSVVGATVFALVATSMPVSAAELAIDEGVVVKFGGDGRLVVRDRLLASKGVTFTSQKDDASGGPIGAAPQVPASGDWTGIRVEKSAAAFGLTGFGDLTVRYAGAANGAALTLRGVNPALQYAQFTDNAVGLRLLDGASPAITGSSFLRNGVGIEASGGSAPTVGSTQFAQNTGNAISNGTSGSTLLATGNWWGHASGPTDPVGNPAGQGDRVSSGVNYGNFLAAAPLIAPTVRLAQPAPYFETNTVALEVSCVNATEYRIAEGGAFAGVAFQPLPGGRATVNFTLSAGDGTKPVSVQFRNASGTVATGTLTGGVLVDTEAPLLAIGNPVAGSVISGPITVDATATDGSGIERVQFFLNGTLVVTRTAAPYNYSWNPASLADGVHHWRVTATDRAGRVAEQLRDVTLSRAPVVPDTEGPQLTTPTSAGVPLANGATLTRNTTFTFQATDRSGISRIELLLDGAVVGTASGTGTYSVSLDLSSVANGAHTLALRAFDSLNNSSTTSYSINVAHAVPDAPVLSAPANGSTTREAAATVTGTAKAGSAVRLHLNGQAVGTAVNAGSDGRFSSAVTLAPGANQIQATATDAWGTSALSAAVSVTLDVTVPASPSNLSALAQVQGKVKLGWTRSTDPNVTGYQLYRASVPFTSVTEGVKVHTGTLGNTISAYDDLPQQDGTWYYRVVSVNAAGTPSVPSNQAQAASDGTLPRALSIAYAPQGKVDAATGRIGQGRVNLVVTLNEPLQATPYLSIVPQGGTPIPVDLASTGPTTWAGSFLVDANTASGTANALFSARDVVGNRGTDIDAGATLRIDTEGPALSNIAISPSSPIRYDSAPTVQATFTFSKAPKAGAAPTLNYVLSGPVRSAVSVGSLTQVSPTVWTASFTLPSDAGLAQPEILSFTSRALDDLDNVSTKVIGFNRFQVYQGNLPPLAIPLGLTAKAEPGGRVRLSWQSVDEATSYQVYRQSPAQTELVALVRSGGTVHVDTTPQDGLYKYAVATVRQSNAQESVSGQSATVEVTTIANAPGAPQSLQLQLTGQGIVATWQPPLASTVATYNLYRATGTSITSIEGLTPLKTGLRQPIALDPTPSPTQGAYVVTALDAAGNESAISNSAYLNASLLPVSNLRVEQLGNELPVITWNAPNGNVAGYNVYVGPSASRIKLTPAPITARTFSDSGYTSGERLYTIATVDANGVEMPRSLLLPNVGAQIASGLPVLRGVMNQLQVQVTNTSSAVSNARVVVRLPINKDATQFKDHKSDLFSLGANETRLVPVIVGGYADLPASAQAQVGVEIAPVEGELVKVARNESVTVGDSGIVVGMATDEFTRGATGRVRLTIENTSQVDVELLTATNNGNNDSTELRFKVLDGDNNVLATQSYRQALGANVVTLTNGLTVARIGAGQSYMTDVFLVNVPASSPNSIRLKLEVDKLRYHSGQDDEVVIAGRGAEKIISLVDTAYYGEVTNVTPISSFGDQDIVITGRALDRRGNAPLPNTRLKLVLNQQGFERVFSVLTDGAGNFSHTFVPTLTDSGLYKVSAVHPDVTDRSEQRSFTINRVTVGPTPYKLDVPKNYPFSIPFTAKAGPGTAATNLRFVLDAASQPTGQIPAGVSLQLPAPVTLKERQTLNVPVRFTASNEAQPTGTIVLNVVSDESPLTPIGRATVNYVLTEARPFLTSVPSFVETGLARGGSEVETVVVENKGLQDAINLQFTLTKPDGTAAPSWVNIANAVNGTLAVGGKRNIDVAFNPPSGTAEGVYEFRLRVEGDNVPVQNLNVYASVTASGQGSVLFKASDIYTATIGKDGKLIPGLANARITLQNEDVATVTLELTTDVLGEALFQNVPAGRYKFRATANNHQEIGGRLQVKPGITLNQSVFLQYNLITVEWSVREITIQDRYEITLNATFETDVPAAVVVMRPSSINLPKMNAGDVYYGELSLTNHGLIRAEQVKQQLPRSDGFFRYEFLVDVPEILEPKQRITIPYRVVSLKGLDEASGDGAASGAGCYNYSNQTVVSCISICANGLQSVCGSMAAWFAVSNGSCGGGSSGPGGGSGGSSGPGWSWGGGYGGGSVGTPIRLPGRKCVEIPKGGVECK